One genomic segment of Helianthus annuus cultivar XRQ/B chromosome 14, HanXRQr2.0-SUNRISE, whole genome shotgun sequence includes these proteins:
- the LOC110905667 gene encoding uncharacterized protein LOC110905667 encodes MSTYTRMNLGHFLSQIQINHKIIAKFTSRTKPIPSSLPSQPLHFNITHTHKHSFAGPASGRTRTGITPEPSEAHRSLLFGGLLILVLVRFKKGDDRSLPEPTG; translated from the exons ATGTCCACATATACACGAATGAACCTAGGCCATTTTTTATCACAAATACAAATCAATCATAAGATCATTGCCAAGTTTACAAGTCGTACAAAACCGATACCATCGTCACTTCCCTCACAGCCACTCCATTTCAACATCACACACACTCACAAACACTCTTTCGCCGGCCCTGCAAGTGGCCGGACACGTACCGGAATCACACCGGAGCCGTCCGAAGCGCACCGGAGCTTATTGTTCG GCGGGTTGTTGATCCTTGTTCTTGTCCGGTTTAAAAAGGGAGACGACAGGAGTTTGCCGGAACCGACAG